A stretch of Natronococcus sp. CG52 DNA encodes these proteins:
- the hisA gene encoding 1-(5-phosphoribosyl)-5-[(5-phosphoribosylamino)methylideneamino]imidazole-4-carboxamide isomerase, whose translation MATDDAGEAAFEVIPAVDVQDGEVVQLVQGERGTEKTYGDPVEAARRWIDAGAETLHLVDLDGAFEGERENADAIDAVIDAVDVPTQLGGGIRTAEGATDLLERGVDRVILGTAAVENPDIVAEISDSRPESVIVSLDAKDGEVVVEGWTEGAGITPVEAAERYEELGAAAILFTNVDVEGQLEGVATDPVRELVEATDVPVIASGGVATLEDVRALREAGAAAVVVGSALYEGKFTLEEAQAAVDER comes from the coding sequence ATGGCTACTGACGACGCGGGCGAGGCGGCGTTCGAGGTGATTCCGGCGGTCGACGTCCAGGACGGCGAGGTCGTCCAACTGGTTCAGGGCGAGCGCGGGACGGAGAAGACCTACGGCGATCCCGTCGAGGCCGCGCGCCGGTGGATCGACGCCGGCGCGGAGACGCTCCACCTGGTCGATCTGGACGGCGCTTTCGAGGGCGAGCGCGAGAACGCCGACGCCATCGACGCCGTGATCGACGCCGTCGACGTGCCGACCCAGCTCGGCGGCGGCATCCGAACCGCCGAGGGCGCGACCGACCTGCTCGAGCGCGGCGTCGACCGCGTCATCCTCGGGACGGCGGCGGTCGAGAACCCGGATATCGTCGCCGAGATCAGCGACTCCCGCCCCGAGAGCGTGATCGTCAGCCTCGACGCCAAGGACGGCGAGGTCGTCGTCGAGGGCTGGACCGAGGGCGCCGGTATTACGCCGGTCGAGGCAGCCGAGCGGTACGAGGAGCTGGGCGCCGCCGCGATTCTCTTTACGAACGTCGACGTCGAGGGACAGCTCGAGGGCGTCGCGACCGACCCCGTCCGGGAACTGGTCGAGGCGACCGACGTGCCCGTGATCGCCAGCGGCGGCGTCGCGACGCTCGAGGACGTTCGAGCGCTCCGGGAGGCCGGTGCCGCCGCGGTCGTCGTCGGCAGCGCCCTGTACGAAGGGAAGTTCACGCTCGAGGAGGCCCAGGCTGCGGTCGACGAGCGCTGA
- a CDS encoding SLC13 family permease, with amino-acid sequence MSTGLVLAQEPMTQPELTTDILVVLGVVLCALALFVTERLPVDVTAILLIVILVVLEPWTGIDASTGISGFANDATITVLAMLILSGGIARTGLVQELGRRMASYAGTSVRKQLFATVLATSPVSGFLNNTPVVALLVPVVTDVANRGNTSPSKLLIPLSYASQVGGMLTLIGTSTNILASDISARLGEEYPELHGFSMFEFTQLGALVVVTGALYLIFVSHYLLPERVPPRADYLEEYEVGDYIADVAIVPGSPLVGATVGDATNVLGPEVDVVQVVHDRDRSVAPRRETHLAEGDVLVVRTDRDAIRTLEDAAGVEPVGRPRTEAELAPESEEGLVTELIVSLDSRLVGERLDPERFREEFGAAVLGLRSHGELVADRIVGKRLDVGDTLLVQAPPETLDRLSRSDDVIVAREPPQPDYRADKAPIAVAIMIGVVAVAALEIYPILLSALAGVVAMIVAGVLEPNELYDAVEWDIIFLLAGVIPLGIALEGTGTAAYLAWLVVSTAGFLPTLLVLWLFYIVTGLITEVISNNASVVLLIPVAAAAAAGIGANPFAFVLAVTFAASTAFLGPIGYQTNLFVYGPGGYRFGDYFRVGAPLQLLLSVVTVLGIAFLWGV; translated from the coding sequence ATGTCGACGGGGCTGGTGCTCGCTCAGGAGCCGATGACGCAACCGGAGCTGACGACGGACATTCTCGTCGTCCTCGGCGTCGTTCTATGCGCGCTCGCGTTGTTCGTCACCGAGCGCCTGCCGGTCGACGTCACCGCAATCTTGCTGATCGTTATCCTCGTCGTCCTGGAACCGTGGACGGGGATCGATGCGAGTACCGGAATCTCCGGCTTTGCGAACGACGCGACGATCACGGTGCTGGCGATGTTGATTCTGAGCGGTGGCATCGCTCGGACGGGGCTCGTCCAGGAACTCGGCAGACGGATGGCGTCGTACGCGGGAACTAGCGTCCGCAAACAGCTGTTTGCGACCGTTCTCGCGACCAGTCCCGTCTCCGGTTTTCTGAACAACACGCCCGTCGTCGCACTGCTCGTGCCGGTCGTCACCGACGTCGCCAACCGCGGCAACACCTCCCCCTCCAAACTCCTCATCCCGCTCTCCTACGCCTCGCAGGTCGGCGGGATGCTCACCCTCATCGGAACGTCGACGAACATCCTCGCGAGCGACATCAGCGCTCGACTGGGCGAGGAGTACCCCGAACTCCACGGGTTCTCGATGTTCGAGTTCACACAGCTCGGCGCGCTCGTCGTCGTTACCGGTGCGCTCTACCTGATCTTCGTCAGCCACTACCTCCTCCCCGAGCGGGTGCCGCCGCGGGCGGACTACCTCGAGGAGTACGAGGTTGGCGACTACATCGCCGACGTGGCGATCGTCCCGGGGTCGCCGCTCGTGGGGGCAACAGTCGGCGACGCGACGAACGTGCTCGGTCCCGAAGTCGACGTCGTCCAGGTCGTTCACGACAGGGACCGGTCGGTCGCGCCGCGACGGGAGACGCACCTCGCGGAGGGTGACGTCCTCGTCGTCCGCACGGACCGCGACGCGATCAGGACGCTCGAGGACGCGGCGGGCGTCGAACCGGTCGGCCGTCCGAGAACGGAGGCGGAGCTGGCGCCGGAGTCGGAGGAAGGGCTGGTGACGGAACTGATCGTCTCGCTGGACTCGCGACTGGTCGGCGAACGGCTCGATCCCGAGCGCTTCCGCGAAGAGTTCGGCGCCGCCGTGCTCGGCCTGCGGAGCCACGGCGAACTCGTCGCCGATCGGATCGTCGGTAAACGACTCGACGTCGGGGACACGCTCCTCGTGCAGGCGCCGCCGGAGACGCTCGATCGCCTCTCTCGAAGCGACGACGTGATCGTCGCCCGCGAGCCCCCTCAACCCGACTACCGCGCGGACAAGGCGCCGATCGCCGTCGCCATCATGATCGGCGTCGTCGCCGTCGCGGCCCTCGAGATCTATCCGATCCTCCTCTCCGCGCTCGCGGGCGTCGTGGCGATGATCGTCGCCGGCGTGCTCGAGCCGAACGAGCTGTACGACGCCGTCGAGTGGGACATCATCTTCCTGCTGGCGGGCGTCATTCCGCTGGGAATCGCGCTCGAGGGGACCGGCACCGCGGCCTACCTCGCCTGGCTCGTCGTCTCGACGGCGGGGTTCCTGCCGACGCTGCTCGTGCTGTGGCTGTTCTACATCGTCACGGGTCTTATCACGGAGGTGATCAGCAACAACGCGAGCGTCGTCCTCCTGATCCCAGTTGCGGCAGCCGCGGCAGCGGGAATCGGTGCGAACCCGTTTGCCTTCGTGCTGGCGGTCACCTTCGCGGCGAGCACCGCGTTCCTGGGTCCGATCGGTTACCAGACGAACCTGTTCGTCTACGGACCGGGCGGCTACCGATTCGGCGACTACTTCCGGGTCGGCGCGCCGCTGCAGTTGCTGCTGTCAGTCGTGACCGTGCTCGGCATCGCGTTCCTCTGGGGCGTCTGA
- a CDS encoding DUF7522 family protein — protein MARESIDPQFADELRSVCRTTVGDELRSITYFSEETVEQVYLRSDLDRTADLIGFAEHERMGFRSQSAYRDTQLGEYQATIRMFENGYLSRVIREPHGVWVTTDDMSMERFEELTSALAAVLDEERPADGE, from the coding sequence ATGGCGAGAGAGTCCATCGATCCACAGTTTGCCGATGAGTTACGCAGCGTCTGTCGGACTACCGTCGGTGACGAACTTCGCAGTATCACCTACTTCTCCGAGGAAACGGTCGAACAGGTGTACCTCCGGTCGGATCTCGACCGAACCGCCGATCTGATCGGTTTCGCAGAGCACGAACGAATGGGGTTTCGGTCCCAGTCCGCCTACCGCGACACCCAACTCGGCGAGTACCAGGCGACGATCCGGATGTTCGAGAACGGCTACCTGTCGCGGGTTATCCGGGAGCCACACGGCGTCTGGGTGACGACCGACGACATGTCGATGGAACGGTTCGAGGAACTCACGAGCGCACTCGCGGCCGTCCTCGACGAGGAGCGGCCGGCAGACGGCGAGTGA
- a CDS encoding universal stress protein, whose amino-acid sequence MTARVLVPMDGSEMSEHALEYALDAFPDAEITVLTVVGEPSSMWGAATGLALADDLEEAAREHAQSTFDRAREIVDGADGDAELETVYDLGHPVRAIINRAGDYDTVVVGSHGGTIADNLYVGNVAKKVVHQSPVPVTVVR is encoded by the coding sequence ATGACTGCGCGCGTTCTCGTTCCGATGGACGGCTCGGAGATGAGCGAACACGCACTCGAGTACGCCCTCGATGCCTTTCCGGACGCCGAGATAACCGTCCTGACCGTCGTGGGCGAACCGTCGTCGATGTGGGGAGCAGCGACCGGCCTCGCGCTCGCCGACGATCTCGAGGAGGCAGCACGGGAACACGCCCAGTCGACGTTCGATCGGGCACGCGAGATCGTCGACGGCGCCGACGGCGACGCGGAACTCGAGACCGTTTACGATCTGGGACACCCCGTTCGCGCAATAATCAATCGCGCCGGTGACTACGATACGGTCGTCGTCGGCAGTCACGGGGGGACGATCGCGGATAATCTCTACGTCGGCAACGTCGCCAAGAAGGTCGTCCACCAGTCGCCGGTTCCGGTGACGGTCGTTCGGTAA
- a CDS encoding IMPACT family protein: MSETYRTVAESATASFVVRGSEFIGHVRPVESVDAAEGFVDTVRTEYADATHNVPAYRVRADSEGEFLREYSSDDGEPSGSAGKPALNVLAQQDIENCAVVVTRYYGGTNLGVGGLVRAYSRAVKEAVEEAGIVEERPHERVTVTVEYDDSGTVRGILESEGLEFDADYEADVSFSVQVPVEEAEALRDRLRSATSGRADLE; encoded by the coding sequence GTGAGCGAGACGTACCGAACCGTCGCCGAATCCGCGACCGCCAGTTTCGTCGTCCGGGGATCGGAGTTCATCGGGCACGTTCGACCGGTCGAGTCCGTCGACGCCGCGGAGGGGTTCGTCGACACCGTCCGGACGGAGTACGCCGACGCGACCCACAACGTTCCCGCCTATCGGGTGCGAGCCGATTCCGAGGGGGAGTTCCTGCGGGAGTACTCGAGCGACGACGGCGAGCCGTCCGGATCGGCGGGTAAGCCGGCGTTAAACGTCCTCGCTCAGCAGGACATCGAGAACTGCGCGGTCGTTGTCACCCGCTACTACGGCGGGACGAACCTCGGCGTCGGCGGTCTCGTCCGGGCTTACTCCCGCGCGGTGAAGGAGGCCGTCGAGGAAGCCGGAATCGTCGAGGAGCGTCCTCACGAGCGGGTAACCGTCACCGTCGAGTACGACGACTCCGGGACGGTACGAGGAATTCTGGAGAGCGAGGGACTCGAGTTCGACGCCGACTACGAGGCCGACGTCTCCTTTTCGGTCCAGGTCCCCGTCGAGGAGGCCGAGGCACTGCGGGATCGACTCCGGAGTGCAACGAGCGGGCGGGCCGACCTCGAGTGA
- the hisB gene encoding imidazoleglycerol-phosphate dehydratase HisB → MSDRTATVTRETGETSIECTIAIDGSGDADVETGIGFFDHMLASFAKHGLFDLEVDCDGDLEIDDHHTVEDVAIVLGTAIDEALGDRSGIVRYADRRVPLDEAVAGAVVDVSGRPRFYFDGAFSQDEIGDFTSDMARHFGESLAMNAELTLHLEVDGENAHHEVEALFKALTRALDDATRIDERRDGAPSTKGTL, encoded by the coding sequence ATGAGCGATCGGACAGCAACGGTGACGCGCGAGACGGGCGAGACGTCGATCGAGTGTACCATCGCGATCGACGGCAGCGGCGACGCCGACGTCGAAACCGGAATCGGCTTCTTCGATCACATGCTGGCGTCGTTCGCCAAACACGGCCTGTTCGACCTCGAAGTCGACTGTGACGGCGACCTCGAGATCGACGATCATCACACCGTCGAGGACGTCGCGATCGTCCTCGGGACGGCGATCGACGAAGCGCTCGGCGATCGGTCCGGGATCGTCCGCTACGCGGACCGGCGCGTGCCGCTCGACGAGGCCGTCGCTGGTGCCGTCGTCGACGTCAGCGGCCGGCCGCGCTTTTACTTCGACGGCGCGTTTTCGCAGGACGAGATCGGCGACTTCACGAGCGACATGGCCCGTCACTTCGGGGAATCGCTCGCGATGAACGCCGAACTCACCCTCCACCTCGAGGTCGACGGCGAGAACGCCCACCACGAGGTCGAGGCGCTGTTCAAGGCGCTCACGCGGGCGCTCGACGACGCGACCCGGATCGACGAGCGGCGCGACGGAGCGCCGAGCACCAAGGGGACGCTCTAG
- a CDS encoding TAXI family TRAP transporter solute-binding subunit, translating into MVRHIKRREFVAIGGAAGIAGFAGCIGEDAVDDDGNGDDEDLEEADPDEGGEILSLHAGGTEGTYYPLGGDMKTIVEDHTPHGIQVQSTGASVENVGSLARGDAELALIQNDIGYFAYEGTGIEEFEGEPVENLRGIASLYPETIHIITQADSGIESVEDLEGASVNTGDAGSGTQVNARQILETAEIDDYDEQSGDFGTAADQIRDGDIDAAVVVGGWPVGSVEELATTQDIAFVEVTGDIREQLLDDAEWLAEDTIPGGTYDGVDDDVETVSVQAMLATHDGMDDAVIEEVTTALFDNVDEFSTQSEFIDVESAQDGMPIDLHPGAEAYFGDADEEDENGEDE; encoded by the coding sequence ATGGTTCGACATATCAAGCGACGCGAGTTCGTCGCGATCGGTGGGGCTGCTGGAATCGCTGGATTCGCAGGTTGTATCGGCGAGGACGCCGTCGATGACGACGGAAACGGCGACGACGAGGACCTCGAGGAGGCCGACCCTGACGAGGGTGGCGAAATCCTCTCGCTGCACGCCGGCGGAACCGAGGGGACGTACTACCCGCTGGGCGGCGACATGAAGACTATCGTCGAAGACCACACGCCACATGGTATCCAGGTGCAGTCGACCGGCGCCAGCGTCGAGAACGTCGGCAGTCTCGCCCGCGGAGACGCCGAACTCGCCCTGATTCAGAACGACATCGGCTACTTCGCGTACGAGGGAACGGGCATCGAGGAGTTCGAAGGAGAACCCGTCGAGAACCTCCGCGGCATCGCTTCGCTCTACCCGGAGACGATTCACATCATCACCCAGGCGGACTCGGGTATCGAGTCCGTCGAGGATCTCGAGGGTGCGTCGGTCAACACGGGCGACGCCGGGAGCGGGACGCAGGTCAACGCTCGCCAGATCCTCGAGACGGCCGAAATCGACGATTACGACGAGCAGAGCGGCGACTTCGGGACGGCAGCCGACCAGATCAGGGACGGTGACATCGACGCCGCTGTCGTCGTCGGCGGCTGGCCGGTGGGTTCCGTCGAGGAACTCGCGACGACTCAGGACATCGCGTTCGTCGAGGTCACAGGCGACATCCGCGAGCAGCTCCTGGACGACGCCGAGTGGCTGGCCGAGGACACCATTCCCGGCGGCACCTACGACGGTGTCGACGACGACGTGGAGACGGTCTCGGTCCAGGCGATGCTCGCCACTCACGACGGGATGGACGACGCAGTCATCGAGGAAGTAACGACGGCGCTGTTCGATAACGTCGACGAGTTCTCCACGCAGAGCGAGTTCATCGACGTCGAGTCGGCTCAGGACGGGATGCCGATCGACCTCCACCCCGGTGCAGAGGCGTACTTCGGCGACGCCGACGAGGAGGACGAGAACGGCGAAGACGAATAA
- a CDS encoding DUF1850 domain-containing protein has product MAGASTVALSSVAADRTLVVDAADSEERLLEIPVDDGDEVALEYMHSVERTPVEDVYVVDWPELRAERMVFHSHGAGLPTKNVERTDEGFVVEGTGTYEKLRVSPGSIAGHELVVNGERYDLVDRTDGNVVLSLIDANARDALESRLETMFADHSYELIDISE; this is encoded by the coding sequence GTGGCCGGAGCATCGACCGTCGCTCTCTCGTCGGTTGCGGCCGACCGGACTCTGGTCGTCGACGCCGCCGACTCGGAGGAACGGTTGCTCGAAATTCCGGTCGACGACGGGGACGAAGTAGCGCTCGAGTACATGCACAGCGTCGAGCGGACGCCGGTCGAGGACGTCTACGTCGTCGACTGGCCCGAATTGCGAGCGGAGCGGATGGTGTTTCACTCACACGGTGCGGGCTTACCGACGAAAAACGTCGAACGAACCGACGAGGGATTCGTCGTCGAGGGTACCGGAACGTACGAGAAACTGCGGGTGTCACCGGGATCGATCGCCGGTCACGAACTCGTCGTCAACGGCGAACGGTACGATCTCGTCGACCGGACGGACGGTAACGTCGTCCTGTCTCTCATCGACGCCAACGCCCGAGATGCGCTCGAGTCTCGACTCGAAACTATGTTTGCGGACCACAGCTACGAGCTAATCGATATCAGCGAATGA
- a CDS encoding TRAP transporter permease encodes MSIDTEDTDTMSEEEKQQLLDEVERRRTHRGATALIVTLIGIAFSAFQMWIAARGNTFAADLPVVGEVYLVGFQPLQVYAIHVAFALVLAFLLFPASRGDGFVARKLGRVEPAVRSRFGDEHPLTRATVSVAETVRWMVLDPEMKRVTPIDVLFVFLSVLPAYYIATEYQVINQQYAYRRFEGGPAVHDVYPWLEIPVTALASLGVPLNEVSYGFFLGVLGLLLVLEATRRALGALLMSLVASFIVYARWGYLVPRDSIVGALAIQPDSWGNIVYNLWYTTEAGVHSTPVAVSVRFIYIFILFGAFLEMSGAGKWFIDMAYSATGTKKGGPAKASVVSSGFMGMLSGSSIANTVTTGAFTIPLMKRSGYSPEFSGAVESSSSSGGQMLPPVMGAAAFLIVEFTGTPYADVIIAATLPAIAFFFGMWIMVHFEAVRGGIGGLPRSELPEIRSSLRSGWFYLIPIVLLLYYLIVARLSINRAGWFTIVAVIALIAVVAAYNERTRLPLLASIGGLYFVQAAAYATTGGGIATAVQNAAGLETAEPLPLGTAATAAVSDLGIIAILVSVAFLLVRPRVDAPLLEFNETVDEAAEKGAETLGRPKLSGNTAYRFGAFILKSMDSGARTATTVVIAVAAAGIVPGVISVSGLGPNLAALIASVSGDSMLILLSLTGVASIIFGMGMPTTAMYIILVAMLEAPLEATGMAIIAAHLFILYFGLMADVTPPVAVAAFAGAGVAKADEMKTAAIAFLLSLNKVLVPFAFVFSPGILFYRYTDGEWGLVGWADIADVGYFLPEVVIPIIGMFLGVYALGVTIIGYQYSKVTSTSRVLYSISSVLLMVPEIPLLVVEGILTLAGVPSALTIFSITFPLRVVGLALLVGFSYRNRSRASLEEADADVSAPAAGDA; translated from the coding sequence ATGAGTATAGACACTGAAGACACGGACACGATGAGCGAGGAGGAAAAGCAGCAGCTGCTCGACGAGGTCGAGCGACGCCGAACCCATCGAGGCGCGACGGCCCTGATCGTCACCTTGATCGGCATCGCCTTTTCGGCGTTCCAGATGTGGATCGCTGCTCGAGGAAACACGTTCGCGGCGGACCTTCCGGTAGTAGGCGAGGTGTACCTCGTCGGCTTTCAGCCGCTACAGGTCTATGCGATCCACGTGGCGTTCGCGCTGGTGCTCGCGTTCCTCCTCTTTCCGGCGAGTCGCGGCGACGGATTCGTCGCCCGGAAACTCGGCCGGGTCGAACCTGCCGTCAGGAGCCGGTTCGGCGACGAACATCCGCTCACCCGCGCAACTGTCTCCGTCGCGGAGACCGTCCGCTGGATGGTTCTCGATCCGGAGATGAAGCGGGTTACCCCTATCGACGTTCTCTTCGTCTTCCTCTCGGTGTTGCCCGCCTATTACATCGCGACCGAATACCAGGTGATCAACCAGCAGTACGCCTACCGCCGATTCGAGGGCGGTCCCGCCGTCCACGACGTGTACCCCTGGCTCGAAATTCCCGTGACGGCTCTCGCTTCGCTCGGCGTCCCGCTCAACGAGGTCTCCTACGGATTTTTCCTCGGCGTCCTCGGCCTTCTGCTCGTGCTCGAGGCGACCCGGCGGGCGCTCGGCGCGTTGCTCATGTCGCTGGTCGCCTCGTTCATCGTCTACGCCCGGTGGGGATATCTCGTCCCTCGGGACTCGATCGTCGGGGCGCTGGCGATCCAGCCGGACAGTTGGGGGAACATCGTCTACAACCTCTGGTACACGACCGAGGCGGGCGTTCACAGCACTCCCGTCGCCGTCAGCGTCCGGTTCATATACATCTTCATCCTCTTCGGCGCCTTCCTCGAGATGAGCGGCGCGGGCAAGTGGTTCATCGATATGGCGTACTCCGCGACCGGGACGAAGAAAGGTGGACCGGCGAAAGCGAGCGTCGTCTCGAGCGGCTTCATGGGAATGCTTTCGGGATCGTCGATCGCGAACACGGTGACGACGGGCGCGTTCACGATTCCGCTGATGAAGCGCTCGGGCTACTCGCCCGAGTTCTCCGGCGCGGTCGAGTCGTCTTCGTCCTCCGGCGGCCAGATGCTCCCGCCGGTGATGGGGGCGGCGGCGTTCCTCATCGTCGAATTCACCGGAACGCCGTACGCGGACGTGATCATCGCTGCCACGCTTCCGGCGATCGCCTTTTTCTTCGGAATGTGGATCATGGTCCACTTCGAAGCCGTCCGGGGCGGTATCGGCGGCCTCCCCCGATCCGAACTTCCGGAAATTCGCTCTAGCCTCCGGAGCGGCTGGTTCTACCTGATCCCGATCGTCCTGCTGTTGTACTACCTGATCGTCGCCCGTCTCTCGATCAATCGCGCCGGCTGGTTCACCATCGTCGCCGTGATCGCGTTGATCGCGGTCGTCGCCGCGTACAACGAACGGACGCGGCTCCCGCTGCTCGCCTCGATCGGGGGGCTCTACTTCGTCCAGGCGGCGGCCTACGCGACCACGGGCGGTGGAATCGCCACTGCGGTCCAGAACGCGGCGGGTCTCGAGACGGCCGAGCCGCTCCCGCTCGGAACTGCCGCGACGGCCGCGGTGTCAGACCTCGGGATCATCGCCATCCTCGTCTCCGTCGCCTTCCTGCTCGTCCGACCGCGCGTCGATGCTCCCCTGCTCGAGTTCAACGAGACGGTCGACGAGGCGGCCGAGAAGGGTGCCGAGACGCTCGGCCGACCGAAGCTGTCGGGCAACACGGCGTATCGGTTCGGCGCGTTCATCCTGAAGTCGATGGATTCGGGCGCTAGAACCGCGACAACGGTCGTCATCGCCGTCGCTGCGGCGGGAATCGTCCCGGGAGTCATCAGCGTCTCCGGACTCGGGCCGAACCTCGCGGCGCTCATCGCCTCCGTCAGCGGCGATTCGATGCTGATCCTGCTCAGCCTGACGGGTGTCGCCTCGATCATCTTCGGGATGGGGATGCCCACGACCGCGATGTACATCATTCTGGTCGCGATGCTCGAAGCGCCGCTGGAGGCCACCGGAATGGCGATTATCGCGGCCCATCTCTTCATCCTCTACTTCGGGCTGATGGCGGACGTCACGCCGCCGGTCGCCGTCGCCGCCTTCGCCGGCGCCGGCGTCGCCAAGGCTGACGAGATGAAAACGGCGGCGATCGCCTTCCTGCTCTCGCTGAACAAGGTTCTCGTCCCGTTCGCGTTCGTTTTCTCGCCGGGGATCCTGTTCTATCGCTACACCGACGGAGAGTGGGGACTCGTCGGCTGGGCCGACATCGCCGACGTCGGCTACTTCCTCCCGGAGGTCGTGATTCCCATCATCGGAATGTTCCTCGGAGTGTACGCGCTCGGCGTGACGATCATCGGCTACCAGTACTCGAAAGTCACCTCCACGAGTCGAGTGCTCTACTCGATCTCCTCGGTCCTGCTGATGGTGCCGGAGATTCCCCTGCTCGTCGTCGAGGGAATTCTCACCCTCGCCGGCGTCCCCTCGGCACTGACGATCTTCTCGATTACCTTCCCGCTTCGGGTCGTCGGCCTGGCGCTTCTCGTCGGGTTCTCCTATCGCAACCGGTCGCGAGCGTCGCTCGAGGAAGCCGACGCGGACGTTTCCGCCCCGGCTGCCGGTGACGCCTGA
- a CDS encoding amino acid-binding protein, which produces MFDEIMEKFEGSPSQQAVIRLLLERGFSVNDDGRVVSGGIEIPNTGIAREIDVDRRVVDSTTDAILEDPELRRIFQNISQVPSLMDLAPVLDLTVLSIAVDNAEQEGIVARITGTLADHDISIRQTISEDPEFTDEPRLYLVTDQDLPGDVITEIRDLEFVRKIELQ; this is translated from the coding sequence ATGTTCGACGAGATCATGGAGAAGTTCGAGGGCTCGCCGAGCCAGCAGGCGGTTATTCGCCTGCTGCTCGAGCGGGGCTTCTCCGTCAACGACGACGGCCGGGTCGTCTCCGGCGGCATCGAGATACCGAACACGGGAATCGCCCGCGAGATCGACGTCGATCGGCGGGTCGTGGACTCGACGACCGACGCGATCCTCGAGGATCCGGAACTGCGTCGGATCTTCCAGAACATCTCGCAGGTGCCGAGCCTGATGGACCTCGCACCCGTCCTCGATCTGACGGTGCTATCGATCGCGGTCGACAACGCCGAACAGGAGGGGATCGTCGCCCGGATCACGGGAACGCTCGCCGACCACGACATCTCGATCCGCCAGACTATCAGCGAGGATCCGGAGTTCACCGACGAGCCACGACTCTACCTGGTGACCGATCAGGATCTGCCGGGCGACGTCATTACCGAAATCCGCGACCTCGAGTTCGTCCGGAAGATCGAACTGCAGTGA